Sequence from the Zymomonas mobilis subsp. mobilis ATCC 10988 genome:
AGAAAATCATAATAAAATTTTGTAAGTAAATACTAAATTTTTAGATTATCTATCTATATATTCTATAATTATAATTTTTTAAGGTCTCATTTTTCTTCTAAGCTCGGTAAACTTAGGATCAGATTTTATACATTCAATATTACTGAGCTTATCGATTAATTCTCCTATTTTATATCCATAAAATATATCCTGTATATCAGATGGGATAATGACCTGAAGTAACTTAAAAATTTCTTTCGGAAATTTGAGTATGATTGTGTCATCCAAACGAGAAAAACAGTTAGCAATTTTCAAGCTATTTTTAATAATAGTTAATCGTGGTGAAATCAGTTGTACTATGTCCGGCATTTTATCATCTGCCAATAGCGCGATTTCAATGAGTTCTTCAGATAAAGCTTGGGTTCGAGTTATAAGTTGACGTGGCCAGACTTTATTAAGAAATTCTATAACTTCTGTCCATTTTTGTTTTTCTTTTGCCCATATCTTGACAGAATTTATTATAGTAATGCGCCCTTTATCATCTGTTTTTATAAGAAAATCACGTAATTCTTCGTTATTAACTAGCCTGTCTCCTTCTTGATTTAATGATATCCATCCTCTAAATAGCAAGCGCATAACTATGCCATAATTTTTATGATTTTTCTGTGATACTAAATCGGTTAAAATTATTTTTAGACGAGCAAACAGATCATGGTTCCAGCTAGTATATTGACATGCTGATGAAATAAATGCCCTGGAGGATTCAGAATTAGGATTTTGCTCTATCTGTGAAATAATATGCTCATCAGTCCATTGCTTGTCGATAGAATAGATCCGGCCTAGCTTGGTGCCAAATATTGCCATAACACAACAAAGCGCATCATTCTTTGCTGATATTAGGCAATTAGCACGTGTGTGCCATTCCTCATCTATAGTCTTATTTAAGATTTCATCAATAAGTAATACTGTCATCTTACCTATAGGAGAGTTTATCGATTTAAATAGCCAGTTTTCTTGTTTTTTATCTACAACTAGAGTTTCTGATTCTGCAAAAGAGATAAGGACAGATTTAACTATTCGTTCCCATAATTTTAAGTAGGATTTTTTTGCATCTATAGCCAATGCCCGACCATGTTGTTCCATCCATGATGCAATAGAATCAATGCTGGTATTGAATACTTCTTCTGATAATGAGTAGATCCGTTCTACAATTAGTATCTTTAGTCTTAGTTTATCTGTACGGCGTGCTTCGTTACAGAGAAACTCTGACCAATATTGCCTACGGGTTTCTCCACGTTTCGCTGCATAAATTAAGGCAGCTAATGCCTTAACGGGGTATTCTTTTGATAATCCTTTAAAGGGGCGCCTTTCTATTAAAAAGTCAGGCGATTTTCTTGAAATATCATCAGATTTTTCTAGTATTTTATCAATAGGAATTCCAAATAGTTCTGTAATATCTGTGTCTGTAGCAACACAACCGCCGCGTGAACTTGATCTATAAGTATTATCTAGAGCATATTCCGGTGTCCATTCAGGGGTAATTTTACGCAGTTCTAGACGCTTTGTTTCTAAGTCGAAGCTGACCGTCAATTTTTCTTTTTTAAGCCATTCAAGACGGTTAAGAATCTGACAGGTTCGATATTCTTTATATTGCTGGTCATCGATACCTTTATATCGTTTTGGACCGGATAAAATTTTATTTTCAATTTTTTCCCTTGTTTCTTCATCAAACTCGGACCATCGAGTATTAAGTGATACAAGCAAGTCATGCTGAATTTGGATATCCCAGAACACATCATTCGATAAATTCAGAATTATGTCACTGGCCTCTTGTTGAGAGGTCAGTCCTGCTTGACCTGTTACCCAGACATATAAATTTCTAAAAATTTTATCCTCTGAATCTGGCCATTTCCTCCATTCACAGCGCGCTGCCTCTGAATTATGCTCGTATAGCTGTTTTAATTCATTTGCGTAGTGTCTAATCAAAGAAGATATATTTTCTTCCTCATTATCAGGAATGCTAGCTGGATCGTCATATTCAACGATAGGATGGAGTCTAGGATCAAAATAGCCTTGATTGTCAATCTCGAGATCTTCGGCTGATTCTAGATAGCTGCGAATTACGCGTATATAACGAACTAAGAATTTTTTCGGGATTTTCATTTCAGTAGGATGATTTGGATAAATAACTTTTGCTGAGACGAGATCTTGATGATTTTTTGTATCATCTAGAGGTATTTTTCTTTTGCTTCCCACTGAAATGCGCGGTCGTTTTAGATTTTCAAATTCGCGCTGTAGCCAAGATGTCCAGCCTTCCTTTTTAGAAAAATAATATAGTTCCCAAAATTTTGAATTACAATTTTCATCCGATGAATCTGACTTAGATGACAAGAGTAAATGCCATGCCTGTCTGATAGGACTTTCCATATTTCCATCTATATTGTGAGTTATATTGTTAGTAAGTTCAGAGTGTAACCAGTTCTGGCGGCTAGCCCACCATACAGTGATATTTTGATTCACTACGCGGCCAATCCAGTACGCTAATGATTGTAGTCGTGCAGGAAGGTTGTTTCCTTTATTTCTGAGACTAATAAACAAGTTCTGTTTGTTATTAGATGTTTCTTCAAATGCTGACCATACATTGGAAGGTATTAGATGTTTTTGTGAATTGTCCTCAGGAAGAGGTCGTGGATCACTATCGAGGCAAAAGTTATTAAAGATCGCTAGGGGATCCAGTATTTCTTCAAATAAATCATGAAGATAATTTTGATTACTATATCGAATAAAAGGATCAAAGACACATAGCCATTCCGCCGATGGGGGCGTTGCATGACCTGCAAATTTTTTCGCTCCAGAAGTTGATGACACGACATGGGCTACCTGTCCTCGTTCGTAAGGATCAAGCTCCCTAGGTTTTTTTAGTGCTTTGTCTGAAATGATAGATTTCTGCCACTCATGTGGATCATTCGCTCTCTCTCCCCACGCTTTCAGTGATTCCCACAGAGATGGGAAATCTTGATGAGAAATTGCAGTAACTCCCTTGTCCTGCCAGAGAGCGGAGGCTTCATCTTCCTTTCCTTGTTGAAAGGTATACAGTCCTCTTGTTTTTGTTGATCCTTTCAAACCTTCAAGCAAATATTGAATCGGAGGATCATCTGCAGAATAACCAACGAAAACAATCTTATATCTTTCTACGAGAGTCTTCATGAAAGCTGTTGCCCATCCATCAGAGAGATAGGCGCGTCCAAAGTCGGCGGATGAGAGTATAAACTCCTTTGACGCTGCGTCTGAGTAGTCAGGATTGACCATACCATGCAAATGGATAATCCCTTCCCATTCATCTCTTCTGGGATCTGGCAAATCGGGGGGTGAAATTTCGGGGATATCTGGTGCAGCAAGCTGGAATAATCGATCAAAATTTGTTGTAATAAGCCGATGTCGTCCATTCGGCATTTTGGAAAGATTAAATAAAGATTTATGAGGATCAAGGCCAGGATTAGAGTTTGGTTTTACTGCCTGTGAAACATCTGATCGTATATCTTCTACCGCAAATTCTTGTTCTAATAATGCAAAAATTCTATCAGCGGGAGGTATACCTCCAACGCCGGGTGGGGTTTCTATCTTATCAGAAATTTCTAAAAGCTGTCGAGCTGGACTCGAAGCCGATGATCCAAGAGAAGAGATAACTCGTTTTGCTAGCTCAGGAAAGCTTAGCCCTCCTGCCTCTTGCATCGATATCCCAGCTCCACAGAAGAATAAAACTTCTCCTTCATCTCGCGCATAAAGAAGGTCATCTGGTATATCTGGGCCATCAGCAAAAAATCGCATTCTAGATGTTAGCCTAAACAATAAGATTAAAATACATTTTAGTTTAATATTGAATAACTAAATATTTTTAATTGCATATAGATTTATCATCGTAAATTCAGGAAGGCTGTTAACCAGTCTACAAGTTTTTATAGAAAAAAATTATAAAATTTAAGTGAGGTAGAAGATAGCAATATATCTGGTACGTCCACGAACGAAGCGTGATCTATCTGCTCTTTCTGGATTGAAGCAGTTTTCCTCCATTGCAAGCCGTATGATCTGCTGCATAGGATATAAAGCGATCTTCTGGAGTTATGGAAATAACACAAAATGGAGACATCTTCGTGTTGCAGTGGAGGTTTGTTGGTGATCGAGATGTCTCTCATGAACGCATCTGATCTATATAACTCTCTACATATTCCTGCGAAACAGTGCGATATGCTAGCCACCTGCCAACGATGAGCAGCTTATCGGTTGAGGTATCTAGCCAAAAATCCTAGGATCTAGATCAAGCAGTAGCGCGCTGTAGCCACTCGATATAAAAAATTGCGACATCATTTCTGGCTTTTATCCATTTTTTTCCAACCATTTATTCCGTTTCAATTACCATATGGCTTAACTGACGAGGCGTCATCAGATCTGTTGTTTTTGTATCTTATTTAAGATACAATCTCAATCAAGATAGGAGTCCTCTCATGCCTACAGCAAAAACAATGATACATATTCGGGTCGCAGGTGACCTGAAAGAACAGGTAAGCACTACCCTTGCCTCTATGGGCTTATCTGTTTCCGAAGCTGTTCGTTTATTCCTACATCGTGTCGTAGCAGAACAAAAATTCCCTTTCGAACTACGTGTCCCGAATGCAGAAACCCGGCTGGCAATGTCTGAAGCTGATGAAATTATTAAAAGCCACCAAAGTCGTTTTTCTAATTCCAAAGAGTTGATCGATGGCCTTGAAGCGCACAGCAAATAGTAAGCGTGCTTCTCTACCGAGATCCTCCGATTATACCAAAACCTTCCTAAAGGACTGGAAGCGCTTATCACGATCAGGACGCTACGATCTTAATCGTCTAAAGTCAGTCATGATGCTCCTGATTGAGAATGATGAACCCTTGTCCGCTGAATGGTTAGATCATCCTTTAAAGGGTGAAATGGCCGCCTATAGGGAATGTCATATAGGGGGTGACTTCCTGCTTATTTACAGAATAGACAACAGCCGTCAGCCCGAAATGGTGATCTTCGTACGGGCGGGAACACATTCAGAACTCCTAGAATAAAGGCTTATTTCTTAAAATACGTATCGACGTATATAGCTAAATACGTATTTAAGTTAAAAAGGATTGACGTATGCACGTTATTACGTTTTTAAGTCAAAAGGGCGGTAGTGGTAAGACAACCCTTTCGGTTCACACGGCTGTGGCAGCAGAGGCTGTCGGCAAGAAAGTCTGCATCATTGATGCTGATCCTCAAGAGAGTGCAACAACTTGGGGGATGTCTCGGGAAAAGCCGACACCTATCGTAGCTACGGCTCAAGCTAGTGATCTGGATGCCGCCCTTTCGGCAGCTGAGGCAGAAGGTATAGACTTGGCTATCATTGATGCACCGCCTCATGCCGCTCCTACGGCTAGTCAGATCGCCCGTCGAAGTGATTTTATTCTAGTCCCTATTAGACCAAGCGCTTTTGACTTAGCGGCTGTGCCGGCAATTATGGATATTATTAGGGCATCGAAATCGAGAGGCGCTTTCATTCTGTCAGCCTGTCCTTTCCGTGCTCCAGAGATCGAAGAGACACGCCTTGCTTTAGAAAGCTATAATCTTCCTATTTTTCCATCCGAGATTGTTGACCGTCGCGCTTTTGCTCGCGCAGTCACCACTGGATGCGCAGTCACAGAATTTGAAAGCAATGGCAAAGCTGCTGAAGAGATCCATCATTTATGGACTTGGATTAATAATACGTTAGAACGTATATAGCTATATACGTATATACTTAAATAAGGGCTTTTTGCTATGGCCAAGAAACCAACCGGACTAGCTGCTTTTTCCCGCCCTAAAGCGGTTACTCATCTTTCGACAGATGAGCCCACCTCTACCATCGAAAATCAAACAGCCTTTCCGATGCGCAAGAAAAGAGGATCAGGTGACACCGTTGCTTTAACGGTGAAAGTTCGCCGCACCGATTGGCAACGATTACGTCAGCTGGCGGATGCAGAGGGAACAACAATTCAAGCTATGGCCGAGGCAGGCTTTTCTGCTATCCTCGCCCAACATGGTTTAGCGTCTCTTAAGACAAGAAAGTAAACGTATCAACGCATATAGCTAAATACGTATTGAGCTATATGCGTAAATAAAGATTTTTTATATACGAGATGTCAATATTCACAGTTCTTGTCTAACATTGCGCATCTGTCTTACTCAGATGAAAAATTGGTTAGAGTCTCATCCTCGTCATATACCGATTTTTGTTATGATCGAAGCCAAGGTACAACCTTTGCATTTAAAGCTTGCTAGTAACCCAGCTAAAACCCCAAATTTTTCAAAAATACCGCCCTTCACCGATGAAACTTATAACGAAATCGATCAAACTATTGTGGATGTATTAGGTCGAAACAAAGTTATTATCCCCGATGATGTGAGAGGCGGCTATCCTAATTTGGAAGATGCAGTTTTTGCTGGAAATTGGCCAACACTTGGCCAAGCACGTGGAAAATTTATCTTTTTCTTAACAACAGCGACAGGCCGTGACGGCGTCGCGGCATATCTGAATGGTCATCCGGGGCTTAAAGGGCGAATGGCATTTATGGATTCCGAACCTGGAAAACCTTATGCCGCTTTTGTTCTTGAAGATAATGCCTTAACCCAGGGAAATATTATTCGGAATGATGTCAAAAAAGGATATATTGTCCGAACCAGAGCCGATATTGATACCTACGAAGCTAAAAAGAATGATCTAACAAGGGGGAAGGCTGCATTTGATTTTAGCGCTAAAGCGGCTGGCAACGCGGTATGTCGGAAAACCTCTGAGCACAATAAAGGTGCTCGGATTATTTCTCACTAAGAAGCGAAAAAATAAATATAGCGTTATAATATAACTTTAAATATTAAATGTGATTCCCTGTGAGAAATAATATAATGTATTTTTTAAATGTAAAAAAAGTAATTTTAAAATAGATATTCATTTATTAAGTATTTTATGAACGCATACGGAGAATTTTGTGGAAATAAAAAAATAAGTATTAAAAATTTCAGAGGCATTCAAAATGCCGATTTTGATTTTTGCAATAAAGTTAATCTAATAGTTGGTATTAATGGCGCAGGAAAAACGAGTGTTTTAGATAGTATAGCTCTATTATTATCATGGCTTATTAACAGAACTCTTAATAAAAATTCTTCAGGACAACCAATTAATGATTTGAGTATTCGTAATGGGTGTCGGGAGGCCGCTCTTTCGATAACAGTAAATTATGATAATCAAGATTTTAACTGGATGCTTGTAAAAACAGGGAGAGGCTTAAATGCTAGATCTCAGAAATCAGAACTTTCTCTCTTGGCGGCTCTTTCCAAGAGATTCCAAATAGAGTTGGATAATAAAAACGATGAGGCTTCACTGCCTTTGTTTGTCTATTATCCTGTAGATAGGGCAATTGTAAAGGTACCTATTCGGCGTCGAAGAAGACAGGCTTTTAGTCAATTATCTGCATATGATGAGGCTCTTAACCCAAACGTAAATTTTAAAAGTTTTTTTGAATGGTTTCGATTTGAGCAAGAGAAACATAATTCTTCTTTAGCTAATCTTCTGCATTCTATGGATTTGTCGGATACTGATTCCCTGCTTTTTAAAGCTACAAAATACAGAAAAACTATAAAAGAAATTCTTAAGGAATTATATAATCCTCTATCTTCTAAAGGGTTGAAGGCGGTATGCCAAGCTATTTATGAATTTATGCCAGGATTTTCTGACCTTAGAGTTTTATACGAGCCATTAAGAATGGTGATCGAAAAAGAAGGTGTGCATTTAAATCTCCTTCAACTCTCTGGAGGAGAAAAATGTATGTTAGCGTTAATTGGAGATATCGCCCGACGACTTGTTCTAGCAAATCCCAGCATGGACAATCCCCTAAAAGGTAAAGCTATCATCTTGATAGATGAAATCGATCTTCACCTTCATCCAAGGTGGCAAAAAAATATTATAGAACGATTAAATTCTACATTTCCTAATTGTCAGTTTATTATAACAACACACTCTCCTCATATTATAACTCACGTTCATTCAAATTGTATATCCATCATTTCTACAAATGAAAATGGAGCTTTTAATGTAAGTAAGGCTCGAAATTCTTACGGATTTTCTTCAGAAGTTCTTTTGTCTGAAATTATGGGACTGGACACAACGCGTCCCCAAAAGATCCAAGATAAATTGGATAAAATTTTTCAAAATATTTCAGACAATGAACTGGATGAGGCAGAAACAAAGCTACAATGTTTAAAAACAATAATGAGAGACGATCCCGATGTCGTAAAAGCTGAGGCTCTTATTTTTAGAAAAAAAATTATCAATAAATGAAACAAATAAAAAAAACAAAAGAGCCTCAGTCCTTTTCTGAATGGAAGGCTAAAGCAAATTCTGATTGGAAACCTGCATGGGAAAATTTACAGAATCCTGAAAAAGTAGATATTTTAGAAAAGTTAATTGAAGATCAACATGGAATATGTTGTTATTGTGAAGCTAGAATCTCTGTAGAATCTGCACATATTGAACATATAGTTCCAAGGAGTATTGATATTAGAAAAAGGTTATCTTTTTCTAACCTTTTAGCATCTTGTCAAAAAGAAACTCAAAAAGGGGATCCTCTGACTTGCGGAAAATCTCGTGGCGATTGGTACGATAAAGATTTTTATTTGAATCCATGTGATGAGAATTCTCGAAAAGAAATTATCTACTTATTAGATGGAAATGTTACGGTACAAAATAAAAATTTTAAAATTTTTATCGAAAAAATCAATTTAAATATTGAGTCAAAAAAAAGAGCACGTTCTAACGTTATAGATATTTTTACAGATTTAGATACTAGCGATGCCCAAAAAATATTGGACGTTTGGCTCTCTGAAAAAGTATATCATCCTTATATAAGTGCAGCTCTCACTGCTGCTAAAGAGTTATGTGGAATTGAATACTGAGAAATTTTTAACTTTCTAACACTACTAGATCGGAGAGATTTTACTTTGGCCATTTCCACTGGTCGTGTTGCCATAGAAAATAGAGGAAATATTGGTGGTTATCTTTGTTCTTTCCAGACCTTAAAAAATTAATACGTAAATACGTATGTAGTTATCTACGTATTTACGTAATTTTATCCATATTATTCCCTTACTATTACTAGGCTCAGGACTCATTCTTTGAGATAGAAGATGAAACTTGCTGCGATATGGATTGCTGACATGAATGTGTGAGCGCACCGGTCGTATCGTGTTGCGACACGCCGCCAGTCTTTGAGCTTTGCGAACATATTTTCGATGAGGTGACGTTTTTTATACAGATGCCAGTCGTAAGGCGGCTTTGATTTCCGGTTCTTCTTCGGCGGAATACAGGCGGTGATATTCCGGTCTGCGAGAGACTGTCTGATTTTATTACTGTCGTATCCCCGGTCCCCGAGAATTTCTTGTGTTTCTTCCGGCAGATTTGCCAGCAGAACATCCGCGCCTTTGAAGTCACTGACCTGACCTGCGGTCAGATGCAGCCGGACAGGGCGGCCCTGACTATCGCATACAGCGTGAAGCTTTGAGTTCAGTCCGCCTTTCGTGCGTCCGATATGGCGGGGAAAAGCCCCTTTTTGAGCAGGGAGGCCGCTGTCCGGTGTGCTTTCAGATGTGTTGCATCGATCATCAGACGCTTTGAACGGCCTGCCTGCTCCGTCAGGGCGACGAAGATCCGGTCAAAGACACCCAGGCGGCTCCACCGGATAAACCGGTTGTATAAAGTCTTGTGCGGGCCATACGCTTTCGGGGCGTCTTTCCACTGAAGGCCGTTGCGGATCACGTAAACGATCCCGCTCAGGACACGACGGTCATCGACACGCGGCACACCATGCGCCAGTGGAAAAAACGGCTTAATCCGTTCCATCTGGTGCTCAGACAGCAAAAACACGTCACTCACAGCTTCACCTCCATCGGTAAACCTGTGAATCACAACAGCCCGCTCAACTCAAGAAATTAACAGGTCCTGAGCCTAGATAAGCCAACTAGCTTAACGACAAGCCTTTGAACATTGGATACGATCCCGCGACAACGAACTAACAAAACATTCCAGTGTTCTAACTCTGAAAGTTTTTATTCTGCTATCAAGCCAGACTGACTGGATAGATGACATCAAAATTGCTGATTAAATCAGAGTGTCCTTGGTCAAGAAATAGTGGTAAAATTATGTCTAATGTTGCCAAAAATCTCGAATTGACTTAAATGTGGAGTTCTGCGTTGAAATGCGTTGGGTGGAGAAGAATAATTTTATTAGATTATCTGCTTTATAGGCCTAAATACAGGCATTTATGACCTGTCTTGCGTCATATTCCGATGCGTAAAAATCGGGGGGCAAATTTACCGCGGGTTTCGGCTGGCATCGAACGCAAAGGGTCTGAAAAAACATTTCTGAAATAATATTGCTAACGTTTCGTTAGACATTTTTGGGTAAATTTTAGACATAAAAAATCTGTCAGTTGTGCCTCACGCTTGATAAGCGAGGCAGATGCGTTACCTTCATACCATTCACATGATGGCGATCGAGATAATTAAAATAAAGGCTTTTTTGCAATACGTATAAACGCATATAGCTAAATACGTATTTAAATTGATAGCTACGCCCGACCGGAATGGTATTTCTGATGATTATCTTCACGCAAGGCAACCTACTAGAAGCTAAAGTCGAGGCTCTTGTTAATACCGTTAACACCGTCGGTGTGATGGGTAAGGGTATTGCGCTCATGTTTAAAGAGCGCTTCCACGAGAACTTTCGCCTGTATTCTGCTGCGTGTAAGGCTAAGGAAGTTCAAATCGGTAAGATGTTCGTTACTCCAGTCTATGAACTAGGGGAAACACGCTGGATTGTGAACTTTCCGACTAAACAGCATTGGCGTAATCCGTCACGAATAGAATGGATTATAAAAGGCTTACAGGATCTACGGCGTGTCCTGCTCGAAAAGAATATAAAATCTATTGCTATTCCTCCTTTGGGTGCTGGCAATGGCGGGCTTTCATGGAAAGATGTTCGTGGACAGATCGAGTTGGCCTTAAGTGATCTCGATATTGATATTTTTGTGTTTGAGCCGACTACCCAATACCAAAACGTGGCTAAGAGGACAGGCGTAGAAAAACTAACGCCCGCCCGCGCGTTAATAGCTGAATTAGTCCGTCGATACTGGGTAATGAGTATAGAGTGTAGTTTGCTTGAAATTCAAAAGCTGGCTTGGTTTCTTCAGAGAGCTATTGAACAGTATTCTCCAGATAATAATCCACTGAATTTAGATTTTCAGCCACATAAATATGGTCCTTATACTCATCAGCTAAACCACTTGTTGAATAATTTAGATGGGAGCTATCTTCATTCTGATAAACGTATCAGCGATAGCGACCCGCTGGATGTCATTTTATTTGTTGATAAGCGCAAAGACGATTTACAGGCTTATTTGAAAAGTGAGGCCAAGCCTTACAGGCAAGCATTAGAATCTGCCGCCATGCTTATTGATGGTTTTGAGTCCCCCTTTGGGATGGAGCTGCTGGCTACAGTTGACTGGCTGCTAACTCGCGAAAATATAGAACCTAATGTGTCAGCTTTACGTAAGGGATTGCGTTCTTGGCGAGGTGGTGCAGATGCGGCCTTGCGTAAAGATCGAATTTTTAATGACCGATCTTTGGGAATTGCCCTTGATCGCTTAACTAAAATCTCTACGCCTGTAATGGCGTAGAGTGTCTTATCTCTTCTTTATTGAGGAAGCTATTAGGCCGAAATAGTCATCTGTTTTCAATTAGGTAATTATCCATAACGCCTAAAATAAAGGTTTTTTATAAATGGAGATACGTCTTAACGTATATAGCTAAATACGTATTTAAGTTAATAGCTATATTTGTATTTACGTATTATGTAGCCTGATGCTACTTATATGATATTCGGTTAGCTGGGAGAGATAATGTAAAGATACAGCCCGTTATTAACAGAAGGTTGAATGCCAATTTCACAGGAATTGCAGCGGTTAGAAAGAAAAGGGCTTTTGGTTCTTAATTAAAAGAAATCGGGTGGAGGTGCCGGTGCCGGAACAGCATTTGCGTCGAATGCGAACAAGGCAAATTGCAACCAAGAGGGTTCTCGTTTTACTATCCCATTTTCAAAGCGAGAAATCGATTGTTGTGTAGTGGTGAAAATAGCACCTCGCTTTTCAGCTTCCTTAGAAACCATATCGGCTAGCTTTTGCGCACTCCATCCCCTTTTTATCCGAGACGCTCGAACAAACTCGCGGAGCTTATCTAAATCCGTTAAGTTATCCATCTGGCCTATTCGTTGTAAAGCAAAGGGTGAGATAACGCGACTGGGAATTTTTTTGCCAGTGAAGATGCAATATTTTGTTTAAGTGACCATGAGTCACTAAAGTCTACATCCAAAGGAACTAATAAACTCAAAAACAAGTTTTTGAGTTTATCTTCGCTTGGAAGAATTTCTTTATAGATAATTTTTTTATTATCATCTTCTGATATTGTATCAGTCGAAAATTTCGGTTCTTCTTCTTTTGTGAAAGAAGGTTTAGATACTACAAAATCTGTTAGTTTAGCCTGCTCCAACAAAGCTGCTTTTACATAATTCAGCCACAGAGGTATCGACTTTATTTTTCCATTTTCAAACAAGGAAATAGATTGCTGTTGTAAATTTAGTTTAACGCCATGACGTGCAGCCACCTGTTTTGCTTCGTCAGCTAACTTTGCTGCCGTCCAGTTTATACGTTTACGCTCATTTCTTATCCATGTGCGTATTTCGTCTATTTTTGAGATACTGGTCTGCGTCATAATATCTATTTATACCAAAAAGATATTACTGAAACAAACTTATCTGTTCCAAGCCTTTCGGAAGACGTTGCGCTAAAATACTGGCAATTTTTCGTTTTAATTGGGGTGTTATATCTTCCTCTACTGGAGTTAAAAGACCCAGAAACAATTTTTTAAGATCTTTTTCTTCCGGAAGGCCGACATTTTTTGATGCATTACATTTTGTTAAGGTA
This genomic interval carries:
- a CDS encoding SIR2 family protein gives rise to the protein MRFFADGPDIPDDLLYARDEGEVLFFCGAGISMQEAGGLSFPELAKRVISSLGSSASSPARQLLEISDKIETPPGVGGIPPADRIFALLEQEFAVEDIRSDVSQAVKPNSNPGLDPHKSLFNLSKMPNGRHRLITTNFDRLFQLAAPDIPEISPPDLPDPRRDEWEGIIHLHGMVNPDYSDAASKEFILSSADFGRAYLSDGWATAFMKTLVERYKIVFVGYSADDPPIQYLLEGLKGSTKTRGLYTFQQGKEDEASALWQDKGVTAISHQDFPSLWESLKAWGERANDPHEWQKSIISDKALKKPRELDPYERGQVAHVVSSTSGAKKFAGHATPPSAEWLCVFDPFIRYSNQNYLHDLFEEILDPLAIFNNFCLDSDPRPLPEDNSQKHLIPSNVWSAFEETSNNKQNLFISLRNKGNNLPARLQSLAYWIGRVVNQNITVWWASRQNWLHSELTNNITHNIDGNMESPIRQAWHLLLSSKSDSSDENCNSKFWELYYFSKKEGWTSWLQREFENLKRPRISVGSKRKIPLDDTKNHQDLVSAKVIYPNHPTEMKIPKKFLVRYIRVIRSYLESAEDLEIDNQGYFDPRLHPIVEYDDPASIPDNEEENISSLIRHYANELKQLYEHNSEAARCEWRKWPDSEDKIFRNLYVWVTGQAGLTSQQEASDIILNLSNDVFWDIQIQHDLLVSLNTRWSEFDEETREKIENKILSGPKRYKGIDDQQYKEYRTCQILNRLEWLKKEKLTVSFDLETKRLELRKITPEWTPEYALDNTYRSSSRGGCVATDTDITELFGIPIDKILEKSDDISRKSPDFLIERRPFKGLSKEYPVKALAALIYAAKRGETRRQYWSEFLCNEARRTDKLRLKILIVERIYSLSEEVFNTSIDSIASWMEQHGRALAIDAKKSYLKLWERIVKSVLISFAESETLVVDKKQENWLFKSINSPIGKMTVLLIDEILNKTIDEEWHTRANCLISAKNDALCCVMAIFGTKLGRIYSIDKQWTDEHIISQIEQNPNSESSRAFISSACQYTSWNHDLFARLKIILTDLVSQKNHKNYGIVMRLLFRGWISLNQEGDRLVNNEELRDFLIKTDDKGRITIINSVKIWAKEKQKWTEVIEFLNKVWPRQLITRTQALSEELIEIALLADDKMPDIVQLISPRLTIIKNSLKIANCFSRLDDTIILKFPKEIFKLLQVIIPSDIQDIFYGYKIGELIDKLSNIECIKSDPKFTELRRKMRP
- a CDS encoding type II toxin-antitoxin system RelB/DinJ family antitoxin, whose translation is MPTAKTMIHIRVAGDLKEQVSTTLASMGLSVSEAVRLFLHRVVAEQKFPFELRVPNAETRLAMSEADEIIKSHQSRFSNSKELIDGLEAHSK
- a CDS encoding type II toxin-antitoxin system YafQ family toxin; protein product: MALKRTANSKRASLPRSSDYTKTFLKDWKRLSRSGRYDLNRLKSVMMLLIENDEPLSAEWLDHPLKGEMAAYRECHIGGDFLLIYRIDNSRQPEMVIFVRAGTHSELLE
- the parA gene encoding ParA family partition ATPase encodes the protein MHVITFLSQKGGSGKTTLSVHTAVAAEAVGKKVCIIDADPQESATTWGMSREKPTPIVATAQASDLDAALSAAEAEGIDLAIIDAPPHAAPTASQIARRSDFILVPIRPSAFDLAAVPAIMDIIRASKSRGAFILSACPFRAPEIEETRLALESYNLPIFPSEIVDRRAFARAVTTGCAVTEFESNGKAAEEIHHLWTWINNTLERI
- a CDS encoding phosphatidylinositol-specific phospholipase C domain-containing protein, with protein sequence MRICLTQMKNWLESHPRHIPIFVMIEAKVQPLHLKLASNPAKTPNFSKIPPFTDETYNEIDQTIVDVLGRNKVIIPDDVRGGYPNLEDAVFAGNWPTLGQARGKFIFFLTTATGRDGVAAYLNGHPGLKGRMAFMDSEPGKPYAAFVLEDNALTQGNIIRNDVKKGYIVRTRADIDTYEAKKNDLTRGKAAFDFSAKAAGNAVCRKTSEHNKGARIISH
- a CDS encoding AAA family ATPase, translating into MNAYGEFCGNKKISIKNFRGIQNADFDFCNKVNLIVGINGAGKTSVLDSIALLLSWLINRTLNKNSSGQPINDLSIRNGCREAALSITVNYDNQDFNWMLVKTGRGLNARSQKSELSLLAALSKRFQIELDNKNDEASLPLFVYYPVDRAIVKVPIRRRRRQAFSQLSAYDEALNPNVNFKSFFEWFRFEQEKHNSSLANLLHSMDLSDTDSLLFKATKYRKTIKEILKELYNPLSSKGLKAVCQAIYEFMPGFSDLRVLYEPLRMVIEKEGVHLNLLQLSGGEKCMLALIGDIARRLVLANPSMDNPLKGKAIILIDEIDLHLHPRWQKNIIERLNSTFPNCQFIITTHSPHIITHVHSNCISIISTNENGAFNVSKARNSYGFSSEVLLSEIMGLDTTRPQKIQDKLDKIFQNISDNELDEAETKLQCLKTIMRDDPDVVKAEALIFRKKIINK
- a CDS encoding retron system putative HNH endonuclease, whose amino-acid sequence is MKQIKKTKEPQSFSEWKAKANSDWKPAWENLQNPEKVDILEKLIEDQHGICCYCEARISVESAHIEHIVPRSIDIRKRLSFSNLLASCQKETQKGDPLTCGKSRGDWYDKDFYLNPCDENSRKEIIYLLDGNVTVQNKNFKIFIEKINLNIESKKRARSNVIDIFTDLDTSDAQKILDVWLSEKVYHPYISAALTAAKELCGIEY